Proteins encoded by one window of Clostridium perfringens:
- a CDS encoding MerR family transcriptional regulator, producing the protein MKLSIGEVARLFNISKDTLRYYDKIGILKPEVNKENGYRFYDIRHLEQLGLILGIKYLGISLSEIKEITENGDIEDYYNLMQKQKNIIKERILELKKLEESLDNSGQVINRIMNFKNQYDFSKVNVENLDLKLYEVKVRSALDLENESKVEKKLIELKDEAYFYFYEIKDNKHIIEEENLLFIKSNENIEKFLKKSKNKDKITFKSIQGKFALVDFYGTVEEIHNYILSMNKYFRVDKDNYAFIEYEFYLPKKREEVKYFVRIYLSL; encoded by the coding sequence ATGAAGTTATCTATAGGTGAGGTAGCTAGGTTATTTAATATAAGTAAAGATACATTAAGATACTATGATAAGATAGGAATTTTGAAACCAGAGGTTAATAAAGAAAATGGTTATAGATTTTATGATATAAGACATTTAGAGCAATTAGGATTAATATTAGGAATAAAATATTTAGGAATTTCATTAAGTGAAATTAAAGAGATTACAGAAAATGGGGACATAGAGGATTATTATAATTTGATGCAAAAGCAAAAAAATATAATAAAAGAGAGGATTCTAGAACTTAAAAAATTAGAGGAATCCTTAGATAATAGTGGACAAGTAATAAATAGAATAATGAATTTTAAAAATCAGTATGATTTTTCTAAAGTCAATGTAGAAAATTTAGATTTAAAACTCTATGAAGTGAAGGTAAGAAGTGCTTTAGACTTAGAGAATGAATCTAAAGTAGAGAAAAAATTAATAGAATTAAAAGATGAAGCATATTTTTATTTCTATGAAATAAAGGATAATAAACACATTATAGAAGAAGAAAACTTACTTTTTATAAAATCTAATGAGAATATAGAAAAATTTTTAAAAAAATCAAAGAACAAAGATAAAATTACCTTTAAAAGCATACAGGGAAAGTTTGCTTTAGTAGATTTTTATGGAACTGTAGAAGAAATTCATAATTATATACTTAGCATGAATAAATATTTTAGAGTGGATAAAGATAATTATGCCTTTATAGAATATGAATTTTACTTGCCTAAAAAAAGAGAGGAAGTAAAGTACTTTGTAAGAATATACTTAAGTTTATAG
- a CDS encoding DMT family transporter produces the protein MKLKGIILTMLSSITFGFAFTLGPMTYGLEGSNPVTLTFLRNFLSLPFLLVIILLLKIDLRVTKKQLRDLIILGFVGNAITTLMLNMAFAYIDVGIVTPIHFTYPIFVTLGCVIFFHEKLSKQKVFALIIAMSGIGCFFITALNSASFGKSTLLGLILAIASGMFYAFYIIFMDKSGLKSEPPFKITFYVAIASTIGMLIYGMLTKELALSSLTPKAWGLSAIFAFLCTVVALSLLQVGIKYIGASEAAVISTFEPITSVIFGAILLGEEITVMKIIACSLIFAGVLILSFAKEKTKSNIKIKESVTN, from the coding sequence ATGAAATTAAAAGGAATTATTTTAACTATGCTATCTTCAATTACCTTTGGTTTTGCCTTTACACTTGGACCAATGACCTATGGTCTTGAAGGAAGCAACCCTGTGACATTAACTTTTTTAAGAAACTTTTTAAGTTTGCCATTTTTATTAGTAATTATTTTACTTTTAAAAATAGATTTAAGAGTAACAAAGAAACAACTTAGAGATCTAATAATACTTGGTTTCGTTGGGAATGCAATAACAACTTTAATGTTAAATATGGCATTTGCTTATATAGATGTTGGAATAGTTACACCTATACATTTTACTTATCCAATATTCGTAACATTAGGCTGTGTAATATTCTTCCACGAAAAATTAAGTAAACAAAAAGTCTTTGCATTAATTATTGCTATGTCAGGGATAGGATGTTTCTTTATTACAGCATTAAATTCAGCATCTTTTGGAAAAAGTACATTGTTAGGATTAATTTTAGCCATAGCATCTGGAATGTTTTATGCATTCTATATTATATTTATGGATAAAAGTGGTTTGAAAAGTGAGCCACCTTTTAAAATAACATTCTATGTAGCAATAGCCTCAACAATAGGTATGCTTATATATGGAATGCTTACAAAGGAACTTGCATTATCTTCATTAACACCTAAAGCTTGGGGATTATCAGCAATATTTGCTTTCTTATGTACAGTGGTAGCATTATCATTATTACAAGTTGGTATAAAATATATTGGTGCTAGTGAAGCTGCGGTTATAAGTACATTTGAACCTATAACAAGTGTTATCTTTGGAGCAATACTTTTAGGGGAAGAAATAACAGTGATGAAAATAATTGCATGTTCATTAATATTTGCGGGAGTATTAATATTATCCTTTGCAAAAGAAAAGACAAAATCTAATATTAAAATAAAAGAATCAGTTACCAATTAA
- a CDS encoding cation:dicarboxylate symporter family transporter yields MKKLGLAFQIVLGLILGIIVGAVFYGNPVVTSYLQPFGDIFIRLIKMIVIPIVFSSLVVGVAGVGDVKKLGKIGGKTILYFEIVTTFAIIIGLVVANLFHPGSGVNISTLATTNIDKYMSTAEAASNHGFMDTFINIVPTNIFESLAKGDLLPIIFFSVMFGLGVAAIGEKGKPVLAICQGIADSMFWITNQIMKLAPLGVFGLIGVTVSKFGLASLIPLGKLIITVYGAMFFFVFFVLGFIAKISGTSIISLIKLLKDELILAYTTASSEAVLPKLMEKMERFGCPKAITSFVIPTGYSFNLDGSTLYQSIAALFIAQIYGIHLPLSAQINLVLVLMLTSKGMAGVPGASFVVLLATVGSLGIPVAGVAFIAGIDRIVDMARTLVNVLGNSLAVVVISKWEKEFNAEEGQKYIKSVSEIA; encoded by the coding sequence ATGAAAAAATTAGGACTAGCATTTCAAATTGTACTTGGACTTATACTAGGTATTATAGTAGGAGCTGTTTTTTATGGTAATCCAGTTGTTACTTCATATTTACAACCATTTGGAGATATTTTTATAAGATTAATTAAAATGATTGTCATACCTATTGTCTTTTCATCACTTGTTGTTGGTGTTGCTGGAGTTGGAGATGTTAAAAAATTAGGGAAAATCGGCGGAAAAACAATACTTTACTTTGAGATTGTAACTACATTCGCTATTATAATAGGTTTAGTTGTAGCTAATTTATTTCATCCAGGAAGCGGAGTAAACATTAGTACTCTTGCAACTACTAATATTGATAAATATATGAGTACAGCAGAAGCTGCATCTAACCATGGATTTATGGATACATTTATAAATATTGTTCCAACTAATATTTTTGAATCTCTTGCAAAAGGAGATTTACTTCCTATTATTTTCTTTTCAGTTATGTTTGGATTAGGTGTAGCTGCAATTGGAGAAAAAGGAAAACCTGTCCTTGCAATATGTCAAGGTATAGCTGATTCAATGTTTTGGATTACTAATCAAATTATGAAGCTTGCGCCACTTGGCGTATTTGGATTAATAGGTGTAACTGTTTCTAAATTTGGATTAGCTTCATTAATTCCTTTAGGAAAGTTAATAATTACTGTTTATGGCGCCATGTTCTTCTTTGTATTTTTTGTTCTTGGCTTTATTGCAAAAATATCTGGAACAAGCATTATATCACTTATAAAGCTTTTAAAGGATGAACTTATTTTAGCTTATACTACAGCAAGTTCTGAAGCCGTTTTACCAAAGCTTATGGAAAAGATGGAGAGGTTTGGCTGTCCTAAGGCAATTACATCTTTTGTTATTCCAACAGGATATTCATTTAACTTAGATGGATCTACTTTATATCAATCTATTGCAGCACTTTTTATTGCTCAAATATATGGAATTCACTTACCACTTTCTGCTCAAATTAATTTAGTGCTTGTATTAATGCTTACTTCAAAAGGTATGGCTGGAGTTCCTGGTGCATCTTTTGTAGTACTTTTAGCAACTGTTGGTTCTTTAGGAATTCCAGTAGCAGGAGTTGCCTTTATTGCTGGTATAGATCGTATCGTTGATATGGCGAGAACTCTTGTTAATGTACTTGGAAACTCATTAGCTGTTGTTGTTATATCTAAATGGGAAAAGGAATTTAATGCTGAAGAAGGACAAAAATATATTAAATCAGTTAGTGAAATAGCATAA
- a CDS encoding peptide deformylase — protein MIRPIVKDVLFLGQKSELATKEDIGIIDDLVDTLRANLESCVGMAANMIGVKKRILVFSIGNIIVPMVNPVILKKEKSYETEESCLSLTGFRKTTRYEIIEVEYLDRNFKKHKETFSGFTAQIIQHEVDHFEGIII, from the coding sequence ATGATAAGACCAATTGTTAAGGATGTATTATTTTTAGGACAAAAATCAGAACTTGCAACTAAAGAAGATATAGGAATTATTGATGATTTAGTTGATACCCTAAGAGCAAATTTAGAGAGTTGTGTTGGTATGGCTGCTAATATGATAGGAGTTAAAAAGCGTATACTTGTATTTAGTATAGGAAATATTATAGTTCCTATGGTTAATCCAGTTATACTAAAAAAAGAAAAAAGTTATGAAACTGAAGAGAGTTGCTTATCTTTAACTGGCTTCAGAAAAACAACAAGATATGAAATAATTGAGGTGGAATATCTTGATAGAAATTTCAAGAAGCACAAAGAAACATTTTCAGGATTTACTGCTCAGATTATTCAACATGAAGTTGATCATTTTGAGGGCATAATAATCTAA
- a CDS encoding DUF2798 domain-containing protein, with protein sequence MPKTKFQQLFFAFLTVLITVHLFVFYNLAIEMGGMCNQVFIDSINIVSIEFLFAFLLDIFIAGPLAFKLAFSIVNPKEDKPYIVNIAITCSTICLMCPMMSFVSALLFKGFNSELIANWLQNIVINFPFAFFTQLFLIQPFVRFVFRNVFKNQLNNDKCIVNEA encoded by the coding sequence ATGCCAAAGACAAAATTTCAACAGTTATTTTTTGCTTTTTTAACAGTGCTAATAACTGTTCACTTATTCGTATTTTATAATCTTGCTATAGAGATGGGGGGTATGTGTAATCAAGTGTTTATAGACTCTATAAATATAGTCTCAATTGAATTTTTATTTGCATTTTTACTTGATATTTTTATTGCAGGCCCACTTGCATTTAAATTAGCTTTTAGCATTGTAAATCCTAAGGAGGACAAACCTTATATAGTAAATATAGCAATCACATGTTCAACAATTTGCTTAATGTGCCCTATGATGTCCTTTGTTTCAGCTTTACTTTTTAAAGGATTTAATTCAGAACTTATTGCGAATTGGCTACAAAACATTGTAATTAATTTCCCCTTTGCATTTTTCACACAATTATTTTTAATACAACCTTTTGTAAGATTTGTTTTTAGAAATGTATTTAAAAATCAATTAAATAATGATAAGTGTATTGTTAATGAAGCTTAA
- a CDS encoding RNA-guided endonuclease InsQ/TnpB family protein, with protein sequence MKRAYKMEINPTDEQKSKIHQTIGVSRFIYNFYIARNKEIYEKEGKFVSGMDFSKWLNNEYIPNNQEMKWIKEVSSKATKQAIMNGDKSFRDFFKKAKGFPRFKKKKNQDVKAYFPKNNKTDWTIERHRVKIPTLGWVRLKEFGYIPTNSIVKSGTVSQKADRYYVSILVEETDIKISNSNIGIKIFNHNNEGIGIDLGIKDFAICSNGNKFKNINKTSTIKKVEKNLKREQRKLSRKYESLKIRNKKEKGGNVTRQNIQKQIVKVQKLHQRLTNIRTDYINKIVSSIIKQKPSYITIEDLNVKGMMKNKHLSKAIASQKFFEFKTKLMSKCKQNDVELRIVDRFYPSSKTCSQCGEIKKDLKLSDRVYKCSCGLVIDRDLNASINLRNAKEYKIA encoded by the coding sequence TTGAAAAGGGCTTACAAGATGGAGATTAATCCTACTGATGAACAAAAGTCTAAAATACACCAAACTATTGGTGTATCAAGATTTATCTATAACTTTTATATTGCTCGTAATAAAGAAATTTACGAGAAAGAAGGAAAGTTTGTTAGTGGAATGGATTTTTCAAAATGGTTAAATAATGAATATATTCCTAATAATCAAGAAATGAAGTGGATTAAAGAAGTATCTTCAAAAGCTACTAAACAAGCTATTATGAATGGAGATAAATCTTTTAGAGATTTCTTTAAAAAAGCTAAAGGCTTTCCAAGATTTAAGAAAAAGAAAAATCAAGATGTAAAAGCTTATTTTCCTAAGAATAATAAGACTGATTGGACTATTGAAAGACATAGAGTCAAAATACCAACTTTAGGATGGGTTAGACTAAAAGAATTTGGATATATACCAACTAATTCAATAGTTAAAAGTGGTACAGTAAGTCAAAAAGCTGATAGATATTATGTATCTATATTGGTTGAAGAAACAGATATAAAAATATCTAATAGTAATATAGGTATAAAAATATTTAATCATAATAATGAAGGGATAGGGATTGATTTAGGTATAAAAGATTTTGCAATATGTTCAAATGGCAATAAATTTAAAAATATAAATAAAACATCTACTATTAAAAAAGTAGAAAAGAATTTAAAAAGAGAGCAAAGAAAACTTTCAAGGAAATATGAAAGTTTAAAAATAAGAAATAAAAAAGAAAAAGGAGGAAATGTTACTCGTCAAAATATTCAAAAACAAATAGTCAAAGTACAAAAACTTCATCAGAGATTAACAAATATACGAACTGATTATATAAATAAAATAGTATCTTCGATTATAAAGCAAAAACCAAGCTATATAACAATTGAAGATTTAAATGTTAAAGGAATGATGAAGAATAAGCATTTATCTAAAGCTATTGCAAGTCAGAAGTTCTTTGAATTTAAAACTAAACTAATGTCTAAGTGTAAGCAAAATGATGTGGAACTTAGAATAGTTGATAGATTTTATCCATCATCAAAGACTTGTAGTCAATGCGGTGAGATTAAGAAGGATTTAAAACTGTCAGATAGAGTTTATAAGTGTTCTTGTGGACTTGTAATAGATAGGGATTTAAACGCAAGTATTAATCTTAGAAATGCTAAAGAATATAAGATAGCTTAA
- a CDS encoding PucR family transcriptional regulator: MSFCCKDLFQLKYFSKAKLLAGESGLNNQISLPYVRTTESISNWLYGGELLFVIYKDNDENLSLLLEECIQKKLAGIVILIDDKHIDKITDTMIDRANNEALPLFIMPWNIKLIDIIQEIFLKIEQKREEAKNGKHFLESLLFSQDQLHEDINALAEFYNIRLRPFHYICILKMKKASNTPYDTENISKHIANSLDDGLKEKNYTLIHMEYANHLLSLVFANNYEEAKKSLEYIESGFNLMCSRYSENIEMNLSFSRIRETNSNIKASYKEAFKALSMIDMYDNDSKIIKYNELGIIRLFIELAEIKDVEQYCYENIGPILEYDKSHGMNLLETLKCYFKNNRHLLKTSQELFIHRNTLLYRLSTIKNLLQRDLDDAMTDLELFNSILIFEFLNLQNKL, from the coding sequence ATGAGTTTTTGTTGCAAAGATTTATTTCAACTTAAGTATTTTTCAAAAGCAAAATTGTTAGCTGGAGAAAGTGGACTAAATAACCAAATTTCTTTGCCCTATGTAAGGACAACAGAATCTATTTCAAATTGGCTTTATGGAGGAGAGTTACTCTTTGTTATTTATAAAGATAATGATGAAAATCTCTCACTTTTACTTGAAGAATGTATTCAAAAGAAACTTGCAGGTATTGTTATTTTAATTGATGATAAACATATAGATAAAATAACAGATACCATGATTGATAGAGCAAATAATGAGGCTCTTCCCCTATTTATAATGCCTTGGAATATAAAACTAATTGATATTATACAGGAAATTTTTCTAAAAATAGAACAAAAAAGAGAGGAAGCAAAAAATGGTAAGCATTTTCTTGAATCACTTCTTTTTTCACAAGATCAATTACATGAGGACATAAATGCCTTAGCTGAATTTTATAATATAAGGTTAAGACCATTTCATTATATTTGCATACTTAAAATGAAAAAAGCCTCAAATACACCTTATGATACAGAGAATATTAGTAAGCATATAGCAAATTCTTTGGATGATGGTTTAAAAGAAAAAAATTATACTTTAATACATATGGAATATGCAAATCATTTATTGAGTTTGGTATTTGCTAATAATTATGAAGAAGCAAAAAAATCCTTAGAATATATTGAATCTGGTTTTAACCTTATGTGTTCTAGATATTCAGAAAATATTGAAATGAACTTAAGCTTTAGCCGTATAAGAGAAACTAATTCTAATATCAAAGCAAGTTATAAAGAGGCCTTTAAAGCTTTATCCATGATTGATATGTATGATAACGATTCAAAAATTATTAAATATAACGAACTAGGTATTATAAGATTGTTTATTGAATTAGCTGAAATTAAAGACGTTGAACAATATTGTTATGAAAATATAGGTCCTATTTTAGAATATGATAAAAGTCATGGAATGAATTTATTGGAGACTTTAAAGTGCTATTTTAAAAATAATAGACATTTATTAAAAACTTCCCAGGAACTTTTTATTCATAGAAATACTTTACTTTACAGATTATCAACAATAAAAAATCTTTTGCAAAGAGATTTAGATGATGCTATGACTGACTTAGAACTTTTTAATAGCATATTAATTTTTGAATTTCTTAATTTACAAAATAAGCTATAA
- a CDS encoding cation-translocating P-type ATPase yields MKGKKLSVSGVILIISFLIYIVYLVSSNILLNYGMEFRESVIEFIAWDKFVFVIMLNILIIRIIMKRKKIGKEMKLFFTLISFFISAIITFIFVLAPYILISRVEALAYKEGRLVVAASSDGLHDSRISFYEPINSIVMKNSDIEDVHHNAPNNCYYYGKSNFLENPDFDIREESDFRDLKPWSAKEKFSHEVFNYLGNQTYDFGGIVIKFDKKETWVKEASIERNIVKYDGVNIIGENIDTIKENISKAEKDHDDSTIYEEFLDEKGNRNVRIGRKYRFNTEDEYSIYYYDTTLILDDNGIVTSVKYLNRNFEDVD; encoded by the coding sequence ATGAAGGGGAAGAAATTAAGTGTTTCAGGAGTTATTTTAATAATAAGTTTTTTAATTTATATTGTTTATTTGGTTTCAAGCAATATTTTATTAAACTATGGTATGGAGTTTAGAGAAAGTGTTATAGAATTTATTGCGTGGGATAAGTTTGTATTTGTAATAATGTTGAATATATTAATTATTAGAATAATTATGAAGAGAAAAAAGATAGGAAAAGAAATGAAGTTGTTTTTTACTCTTATATCTTTTTTTATAAGTGCTATTATAACGTTTATTTTTGTTTTAGCACCATATATTTTAATTTCAAGAGTGGAAGCTTTAGCATATAAAGAAGGAAGATTAGTAGTAGCTGCTTCTAGTGATGGATTACATGATTCAAGGATAAGTTTTTATGAACCTATAAATTCTATTGTTATGAAGAATAGTGATATTGAGGATGTACATCATAATGCACCTAACAATTGTTATTATTATGGAAAATCCAACTTTTTAGAAAATCCTGATTTTGATATAAGGGAAGAATCTGATTTTAGGGATTTAAAACCATGGAGTGCAAAGGAAAAATTTAGCCATGAAGTATTTAATTATTTAGGCAACCAAACTTATGATTTCGGGGGTATAGTGATTAAATTTGATAAAAAAGAAACCTGGGTGAAAGAAGCTTCTATAGAAAGAAATATAGTTAAGTATGATGGTGTAAATATAATAGGTGAAAATATTGATACTATTAAAGAAAATATAAGTAAAGCGGAGAAAGATCATGATGACAGTACTATATATGAAGAATTTTTAGATGAAAAAGGTAATAGGAATGTTAGAATTGGTAGAAAATACAGATTTAATACTGAAGATGAGTATAGCATATATTATTATGACACTACTTTAATTCTTGATGATAATGGAATAGTTACTTCAGTTAAATATTTAAATAGGAATTTTGAAGATGTAGATTAA
- a CDS encoding GNAT family N-acetyltransferase has product MKDVIYRDVKKEDLCEFENLIKDAFNFDKFIHNKELLKVITSSYLKESICESSFIKVASKGDKVLGFILCKADRDKANYNHLFTPLNEEKYPTTLPIENIKDQNEITEFIKIKEAYSELLNGKENLFDSCINLFIVSEEARGLGIGKTLLNYSLKYMHSMKSSSLYLFTDDRCNYGFYKSQGFNCLDEVDVYLKTVDSNLKTFLYTYSY; this is encoded by the coding sequence ATGAAAGATGTAATATATAGAGATGTAAAAAAAGAGGATTTATGTGAGTTTGAAAACTTAATCAAGGATGCCTTTAACTTTGATAAGTTTATCCATAATAAAGAGCTTTTAAAAGTAATAACAAGCTCTTACCTTAAGGAAAGTATTTGTGAAAGTTCATTTATTAAAGTGGCATCTAAGGGTGATAAAGTTTTAGGATTTATATTGTGTAAAGCTGATAGAGATAAGGCTAATTATAACCATCTTTTCACCCCTTTAAATGAAGAAAAATATCCAACTACTCTTCCTATAGAAAATATTAAAGATCAAAATGAAATAACTGAATTCATTAAAATAAAAGAAGCTTACTCAGAATTATTAAATGGAAAGGAAAATCTTTTTGATAGTTGCATTAATTTATTTATTGTATCTGAAGAAGCTAGAGGTCTTGGAATTGGAAAAACTCTTCTTAATTATTCTTTAAAATATATGCACTCTATGAAATCCTCTTCTCTTTACTTATTTACAGATGATAGATGTAATTATGGATTTTATAAGAGCCAAGGTTTTAATTGTTTAGATGAAGTAGATGTTTATTTAAAAACTGTAGACTCAAATTTAAAAACATTTTTATATACCTATTCCTATTAA
- a CDS encoding DUF4317 domain-containing protein: MRKKDILELKKRLKKDHCTFTKMCGCYVNGEKNIILNFRETFLNLDEDEYFKYLEIAKKVMSGTIGNNILELNFPLNDYLVNERQVSLMQLKNSQLKDDELLNDFYKLVIDNYDYTGNFLILLFHDAYDVITKTKDNLKVDESEEVYEYILCAVCPVSLSGPGLRYFEEENQIKARIRDWVVEAPANGFVFPAFIDRSSDVNSVMYYTKNAKDTHPELMENVLGCTSKQTATIQKQTFQSIIKDSFLDEEKAEKVFMEVQENLNNMIEEHNSMYEDTPDCEPIALTDKDVQNILIESGIPEDITSQIEKSYVESFGEDLPLAENLIDNKTLKANEQRKKEEHLEKQVAILKTRLEEVKKEAAMDKEEDSVTENDDLVSDETLESNSEEILESNLEESEDNTDINSEYDIVLQVKPEKIPEIKSQIIDGQKCIVIPINEDEQTTVNGLDDLI, from the coding sequence ATGCGAAAAAAAGATATACTTGAATTAAAAAAACGTCTAAAAAAAGACCATTGCACTTTTACTAAAATGTGTGGATGCTATGTCAATGGAGAAAAAAATATTATTTTAAACTTTAGGGAAACTTTTCTTAACTTAGATGAAGATGAATACTTTAAGTATTTAGAAATTGCTAAAAAAGTAATGTCTGGAACTATTGGAAACAATATTTTAGAACTTAACTTTCCACTAAATGATTATCTTGTTAATGAGAGACAAGTTTCTCTTATGCAATTAAAAAATAGTCAATTAAAGGATGATGAACTTCTTAATGATTTTTATAAATTAGTAATAGATAATTATGATTACACAGGTAACTTTTTAATACTTCTTTTCCATGATGCTTATGATGTTATCACTAAAACTAAGGATAACCTTAAGGTAGATGAATCTGAAGAAGTATATGAATATATTTTATGTGCAGTATGTCCAGTTTCTCTTTCTGGTCCTGGTCTTAGATATTTTGAAGAAGAAAATCAAATAAAAGCACGTATTAGAGATTGGGTAGTTGAAGCCCCTGCCAATGGATTTGTATTCCCAGCTTTTATAGATCGTAGCTCAGATGTGAATTCTGTTATGTATTATACTAAAAATGCTAAGGATACTCATCCAGAATTAATGGAAAATGTATTAGGTTGTACTTCAAAACAAACTGCTACTATTCAAAAGCAAACCTTCCAATCAATTATTAAGGATTCTTTCTTAGATGAAGAAAAAGCAGAAAAAGTATTTATGGAAGTACAAGAAAATTTAAATAATATGATAGAAGAACATAACTCTATGTATGAAGATACTCCTGACTGTGAACCTATAGCTTTAACAGATAAGGATGTTCAAAATATATTAATAGAAAGTGGAATTCCTGAAGATATTACTAGCCAGATTGAAAAATCTTATGTGGAAAGCTTTGGAGAAGATCTTCCTTTAGCTGAAAACTTAATTGATAATAAAACTCTAAAAGCAAATGAACAGAGAAAAAAAGAAGAACATCTTGAAAAGCAAGTGGCAATACTAAAAACTAGACTTGAAGAAGTGAAAAAAGAAGCTGCCATGGACAAGGAAGAAGATTCTGTTACAGAAAATGATGATTTAGTTTCTGATGAAACTTTAGAAAGTAACTCAGAAGAAATCTTAGAAAGTAATTTAGAAGAATCTGAAGATAATACTGATATTAATAGTGAATATGATATTGTACTTCAAGTAAAACCTGAAAAAATACCTGAAATAAAATCTCAAATAATTGATGGTCAAAAATGCATAGTTATTCCTATTAATGAGGATGAACAAACTACAGTTAATGGATTAGATGATTTAATTTAG
- a CDS encoding zinc-ribbon domain-containing protein: protein MTDKIMTCRDCGSEFVFSVGEQEFYKEKGFDNEPTRCMSCRRAKKQQQNRR from the coding sequence ATGACAGATAAAATAATGACATGTAGAGATTGCGGAAGTGAATTCGTATTTTCAGTAGGAGAGCAAGAATTCTACAAAGAAAAAGGATTCGATAACGAGCCAACAAGATGTATGTCTTGTAGAAGAGCTAAGAAACAACAACAAAATAGAAGATAA
- a CDS encoding YjjG family noncanonical pyrimidine nucleotidase, which translates to MKYEVILFDADETLFDFKKSEKEAFKNAMLDFNIAYDENYHLKVYKEINTAIWKEFEQGLITQKKLKIERFKRLSDKLNINFDAANFAKSYMNHLADASFLYEDSTDLVENLNKSYKLSIITNGLISVQDKRIRQSTIAKYFDPIVISEEILISKPDPKIFEHTLKHMNFSDKSKVLMVGDSLTSDIQGGINFGIDTCWYNPNKIKNETSIKPTYEISSFDELKSLLINS; encoded by the coding sequence ATGAAATATGAAGTTATACTATTTGATGCAGATGAAACCCTATTTGATTTTAAAAAATCTGAAAAGGAAGCCTTTAAAAATGCTATGCTTGACTTTAATATAGCATATGACGAAAACTACCATTTAAAAGTATATAAAGAAATAAATACTGCTATATGGAAAGAGTTTGAGCAAGGACTTATTACACAAAAGAAATTAAAAATAGAAAGATTTAAAAGATTATCAGATAAATTAAATATAAATTTTGATGCAGCTAACTTTGCTAAATCATATATGAATCATTTAGCTGATGCTTCTTTTCTATATGAAGATAGTACTGACCTTGTAGAAAATCTTAATAAATCTTATAAACTTTCTATAATAACTAATGGTCTTATTTCTGTTCAAGATAAAAGAATAAGACAATCTACTATAGCAAAATATTTTGACCCTATAGTAATTTCTGAAGAAATACTAATCTCAAAACCTGATCCAAAAATCTTTGAGCATACTCTAAAACATATGAATTTTTCTGATAAGAGTAAAGTATTAATGGTTGGAGATAGCTTAACTTCTGATATACAAGGTGGTATAAACTTTGGTATAGATACTTGTTGGTACAACCCTAACAAGATAAAAAACGAAACATCAATAAAACCTACTTATGAAATTTCTAGCTTTGATGAACTAAAATCTTTACTAATTAATTCATAA